From the genome of Papaver somniferum cultivar HN1 chromosome 2, ASM357369v1, whole genome shotgun sequence, one region includes:
- the LOC113350774 gene encoding uncharacterized protein LOC113350774 — protein MLPVFRGVDAENPYHHVRDFEDICGNLRFNQMPEESLKLRLFPFSLKEKAKSWLHALQPQSIRTWDSWEDLTKEFFKKIFPNHKTATIRQIAEKTQQWESIREPKKTGPVANVHRIESDFEEKANVASLARRVEALELLKNVKTTAPTLCDQIEMATRAACHSSEHLVDSCPDLQAFHESRFEQANALYHKQENNPYSQTYNPGWRNISNFSWSKGPVQGGTPSNNQGYSYPRNPQVQTHTQYPVEKRPSFDDGINQMNQNLLQYQKLNGQRLASLELKIGQMCDVLNEREKGKLPSQPQQLQKIAFQASTSNCNESSHNQVNAVTTLRSGKVVDNNVGVPQSVESRSDSPVHTTPQKTTVVEKESEHDNDSKNSTDVAPSQVPVAPFPQRLTQQKWGTHYNEMLEMFKRVNINIPFLEAIRQILTYAKFLKDLCTQKRKHHVHKRAFLTEQVSSIIQSKTPPKFKDPGSPTIICTIGDHTIDRALLDLGASVNLFPYSVYKQLGLGELKPTPVTLQLADKYVKIPRVIVEDVLIKVDKFYFPVDFIVLDTQPVQNPDCQIPVILGRPFLATPMLS, from the exons ATGCTCCCTGTGTTTAgaggggttgatgctgaaaacccCTACCATCATGTTAGAGATTTTGAAGATATTTGTGGGAATCTGCGTTTTAACCAAATGCCGGAAGAGTCCCTCAAACTGAGACtgtttcctttctctttgaaagaaaaagccaagtcCTGGCTGCATGCCTTACAACCACAGTCCATTAGAACATGGGATTCATGGGAAGACCTtacaaaagaatttttcaaaaaaattttccCTAACcataagactgcgacaattcgtcaaa TCGCTGAGAAGACTCAGCAATGGGAGTCCATCCGTGAACCTAAAAAGACTGGCCCTGTAGCTAATGTCCATAGAATCGAGTCCGATTTTGAAGAAAAAGCTAATGTTGCATCCTTGGCTAGGAGAGTAGAAGCGCTAGAGCTGCTGAAGAATGTGAAAACTACTGCCCCTACTCTCTGTGACCAAATTGAAATGGCCACTCGTGCCGCATGCCACAGTTCAGAGCATCTAGTGGATAGTTGTCCAGACCTACAAGCATTTCATGAGTCTAGATTTGAGCAGGCTAATGCTTTGTATCATAAGCAAGAGAACAAcccttattctcagacctacaacccagggtgGAGGAATATTTCTAATTTCTCGTGGTCTAAAGGGCCCGTACAAGGGGGTACACCAAGTAATAACCAAGGATATTCATATCCTAGAAACCCCCAAGTACAAACACACACACAGTACCCTGTAGAGAAAAGACCTAGCTTTGATGACGGTATAAACCAAATGAATCAAAACCTTTTGCAATATCAGAAGTTAAATGGCCAGAGGCTTGCGAGTTTAGAACTCAAAATCGGTCAAATGTGTGATGTACTAAACGAGAGAGAAAAAGGTAAACTACCTAGTCAACCTCAACAACTTCAGAAAATTGCATTTCAGGCAAGCACCTCAAATTGCAATGAGTCCTCTCATAATCAGGTAAATGCTGTCACTACTCTTCGTAGTGGTAAGGTTGTTGATAACAATGTAGGTGTACCACAATCAGTCGAGTCTAGATCAGACTCACCGGTGCATACAACTCCACAGAAAACAACCGTGGTGGAGAAGGAATCTGAGCATGATAATGACTCTAAGAATTCCACTGATGTTGCACCATCTCAGGtacctgttgctccatttcctcagagGTTGACACAACAAAAATGGGGTActcactacaatgagatgttggaAATGTTTAAACGTGTAAACATAAACATTCCATTTCtcgaagcaattaggcagatacTCACCTATGCTAAATTTTTGAAAGACCTTTGcacacaaaaaagaaaacatcATGTGCACAAGCGTGCTTTTCTCACTGAGCAGGTAAGTTCGATTATTCAAAgcaaaactccacctaagtttaaaGACCCAGGTAGTCCAACTATCATATGCACTATAGGTGACCATACGATCGATAgggctttgcttgacttaggagcaagTGTGAACCTTTTTCCATATTCTGTGTATAAGCAATTAGGTCTTGGGGAGCTGAAACCCACTCCTGTTACGCTACAGTTAGCGGACAAATATGTCAAAATCCCTCGTGTTATTGTTGAAGATGTGTTAATCAAGGTTGATAAATTTTATTTTCCTGTGGACTTCATTGtgctagatactcaacctgtgcaAAACCCAGACTGCCaaattcctgtcattttaggacgtccttttcTGGCAACGCCAATGCTATCATAA
- the LOC113350773 gene encoding uncharacterized protein LOC113350773: MTVELNVFRVIQQHMDFDDDELHEYISEVHSLLESVPPMDIAKWQNAMEPLPLSDSESSPIPDEPPKLDLKPLPDTLKYAFLGIIYPILDIQWVNPIQVAPKKSGITAVQNEMNELVPTRVTTGWRVCIDYRNLNTVTKKDHFPLPFIDQMLKRLSRHSHYCFLDGYSGYNQIHIAPKEQPNTTFTCPYGAVLGQRVDKLPYVIYYASKTLNYAQLNYSTTEKELLAVVFALDNFRSYLIGSKVIIYSDHAALKYLLSKKDVKTSGKACHLPVELEHRAYWAVKKLNFDLDKAGTQRKLQLSELEEIRNDAYGKLRYRWHGPFVVRTVFPHGAVELEKSSNQDHLQGQWSEIETLSGTTSTR, from the exons atgactgtggAATTAAATGTTTTCCGGGTTATCCAACAACATatggattttgatgatgatgaattgcATGAG TACATTAGTGAGGTTCACTCTTTGCTTGAATCTGTACCACCCATGGATATTGCTAAATGGCAGAATGCAATGGAACCACTTCCACTATCTGATTCCGAATCTTCCCCAATTCCTGATGAACCACCTAAGCTTGATTTGAAACCATTGCCTGATACTTTGAAATATGCTTTCTTAG gtatcatatacccaattctaGATATCCAATGGGTCAATCCCATTCAAGTTGCGCCCAAAAAGTCTGGTATTACTGCAGTTCAGAATGAAATGAATGAGCTAGTCCCCACTCGTGTAACCACGGGATGGcgagtttgtattgactataggaatcTGAACACAGTAACAAAGAAAGACCATTTTCCTCTTcccttcattgaccaaatgctaaaAAGGTTGTcaagacatagtcactattgtttcttagatggctATTCGGGTTATAACCAGATTCATATAGCACCCAAGGAACAACCAAATACCACATTTACCTGTCCTTATG GAGCTGTTTTAGGTCAGCGAGTAGACAAACTTCCTTATGTGATCTACTATGCTAGTAAGACACTTAATTATGCTCAACTGAATTATTCCACCACTGAGAAAGAATTACTAGCTGTTGTGTTTGCATTGGATAactttagatcttatttgataggatctaaagTCATCATATATTCTGACCATGCTGcattgaaatatcttctgtctaagaaAGATGTTAAG ACTAGTGGTAAAGCTTGTCAtctacctgttgagttagaacatcgtGCATATTGGGCTGTCAAGAAGTTGAACTTTGATCTTGATAAGGCTGGTacccaaaggaaacttcaactcagtgagttagaagaaataagaaatgatGCTTATG GTAAGTTACGTTATCGATGGCACGGACCATTCGTGGTACGTACTgttttccctcatggagctgtagaactTGAAAAATCCAGCAACCAAGATCATCTTCAAGGTcaatggtcagagattgaaacactTTCTGGAACCACTTCCACCAGATGA